One Streptomyces sp. B21-105 genomic region harbors:
- a CDS encoding DEAD/DEAH box helicase: MTLPVALTGTDVIGQAKTGTGKTLGFGLPLLERVTVPADVEAGRARPEDLTDAPQALIVVPTRELCTQVTNDLLTAGKVRNVRVLAIYGGRAYEPQVEALKKGVDVVVGTPGRLLDLAGQKKLDLRHIRSLVLDEADEMLDLGFLPDVEKIINMLPAKRQTMLFSATMPGAVIGLARRYMSQPTHINATSPDDAGRTVANTKQHVYRAHNMDKPEMVARILQADGRGLVMVFCRTKRTAADLADQLQQRGFASGAVHGDLGQGAREQALRAFRNGKVDVLVCTDVAARGIDVEGVTHVINYQSPEDEKTYLHRIGRTGRAGAKGIAITLVDWDDIPRWQLINKALELEFSDPPETYSTSPHFFEELGIPAGTKGVLPRSERTRAGLDAEELEDLGEPGGRNARGRGDRGGRGGRSDSRSGGRSSERSGDRSADRSDDRSDDRERAARTPRRRRRTRNGSPVDAAAAPAGTALEQGPAAERTPVTEEAAGPRTPRRRRRTRNGSAPETVAPVTAVEPAAEAAEAAVTTAEGPALDTPETAPDASKPRRRRTRRTAEPAVDTAEPTGTTDATVAVEPAQPVVEAAPRRRTRKATAPAEAAVDTVTSVEVAPEAAAAVEPAVKPRRTRKTAAAAETAVDTAEATEAKPRTRTRTARKATAAIPAQVAQEQETEAAQEAEAVKPRRTRKTAASAPVEAAATTAVDTAEATEAKPRRTRKTAAKTTATAPAAAEAVVDTAEATEAKPRRTRKTAAAKTAAAATAVEAPEAPEAEVKPRRTRKTAAPAEAAVDSAEGAEAKPRRTRKTAAAKTAEVVEVAVAEPAAEAAVAKPRRTRKTAAAAPAPAETAVETAEGAEPGPRRRTTRKATADIPAQATQEAEAVKPRRTRKTAAAKAVAEPTDG, translated from the coding sequence ATGACGCTCCCGGTCGCCCTGACGGGCACCGACGTCATCGGACAGGCCAAGACGGGCACCGGCAAGACGCTCGGCTTCGGACTCCCGCTCCTCGAGCGCGTGACCGTCCCGGCCGACGTCGAGGCCGGCCGCGCCCGCCCCGAGGACCTCACCGACGCCCCACAGGCGCTCATCGTCGTCCCCACGCGTGAGCTGTGCACGCAGGTCACCAACGACCTGCTGACCGCGGGCAAGGTGCGCAACGTGCGCGTCCTCGCCATCTACGGCGGCCGCGCCTACGAGCCCCAGGTCGAGGCCCTGAAGAAGGGCGTCGACGTCGTCGTCGGCACCCCCGGCCGTCTGCTGGACCTCGCGGGCCAGAAGAAGCTCGACCTCAGGCACATCCGCTCGCTCGTCCTCGACGAGGCCGACGAGATGCTCGACCTGGGCTTCCTGCCCGACGTCGAGAAGATCATCAACATGCTTCCGGCGAAGCGCCAGACCATGCTGTTCTCGGCGACCATGCCGGGCGCGGTCATCGGCCTCGCGCGCCGCTACATGTCGCAGCCCACGCACATCAACGCCACTTCGCCGGACGACGCGGGCCGCACCGTCGCGAACACGAAGCAGCACGTGTACCGCGCGCACAACATGGACAAGCCCGAGATGGTCGCCCGCATCCTGCAGGCCGACGGCCGGGGCCTGGTCATGGTGTTCTGCCGTACCAAGCGCACGGCGGCCGACCTGGCCGACCAGCTCCAGCAGCGCGGTTTCGCCTCCGGCGCGGTCCACGGCGACCTCGGCCAGGGCGCACGCGAGCAGGCGCTGCGCGCCTTCCGCAACGGCAAGGTGGACGTGCTCGTCTGCACCGACGTGGCCGCCCGCGGCATCGACGTCGAAGGCGTCACACACGTCATCAACTACCAGTCCCCCGAGGACGAGAAAACGTACCTGCACCGCATCGGCCGGACCGGCCGCGCGGGCGCCAAGGGCATCGCGATCACCCTCGTCGACTGGGACGACATCCCGCGCTGGCAGCTCATCAACAAGGCGCTGGAGCTCGAGTTCAGCGACCCGCCGGAGACGTACTCCACCTCTCCGCACTTCTTCGAGGAACTCGGCATTCCCGCGGGCACCAAGGGTGTCCTGCCGCGCTCGGAGCGCACCCGCGCCGGGCTCGACGCGGAAGAGCTCGAGGACCTGGGCGAGCCGGGCGGCCGCAACGCACGCGGTCGCGGTGACCGCGGCGGACGGGGCGGGCGGAGCGACTCCCGTTCCGGCGGACGCTCCTCCGAGCGCTCCGGGGACCGTTCCGCGGACCGTTCCGACGACCGTTCCGACGACCGCGAGCGGGCAGCCCGTACGCCGCGTCGCCGTCGTCGTACCCGCAACGGCTCGCCGGTCGACGCGGCCGCGGCGCCCGCCGGGACCGCGCTGGAGCAGGGTCCCGCCGCCGAGCGGACGCCCGTCACCGAGGAGGCCGCCGGCCCGCGCACCCCGCGTCGCCGTCGTCGTACCCGCAACGGGTCCGCGCCGGAGACCGTCGCCCCCGTGACAGCCGTCGAGCCCGCCGCCGAGGCGGCGGAAGCGGCTGTGACGACGGCGGAGGGCCCCGCCCTCGACACGCCGGAGACCGCGCCCGATGCGTCGAAGCCGCGCCGCCGCCGCACCCGCAGGACCGCGGAGCCCGCCGTCGACACGGCCGAGCCGACCGGTACGACCGACGCGACCGTAGCGGTCGAGCCGGCCCAGCCGGTGGTGGAGGCCGCGCCGCGCCGCCGTACCCGCAAGGCGACGGCCCCGGCCGAAGCGGCGGTCGACACCGTCACGAGCGTCGAGGTGGCCCCGGAGGCCGCCGCGGCCGTGGAGCCCGCGGTCAAGCCGCGCCGCACCCGCAAGACGGCCGCCGCCGCCGAGACCGCGGTCGACACGGCCGAGGCGACCGAGGCCAAGCCCCGCACCCGTACCCGCACCGCCCGCAAGGCCACGGCCGCCATCCCGGCCCAGGTCGCGCAGGAGCAGGAGACGGAGGCCGCGCAGGAGGCGGAAGCCGTCAAGCCGCGCCGCACCCGCAAGACCGCCGCGTCCGCCCCGGTCGAGGCCGCGGCGACGACTGCGGTCGACACGGCCGAGGCGACCGAGGCCAAGCCGCGCCGCACCCGCAAGACGGCCGCCAAGACCACGGCGACGGCCCCGGCCGCGGCGGAGGCTGTCGTGGACACGGCCGAGGCCACCGAGGCCAAGCCCCGTCGGACGCGCAAGACGGCGGCCGCCAAGACCGCCGCTGCCGCCACCGCCGTCGAGGCCCCGGAGGCTCCCGAGGCCGAGGTCAAGCCGCGCCGCACCCGCAAGACCGCGGCCCCGGCCGAAGCCGCGGTCGACAGCGCCGAGGGCGCCGAGGCCAAGCCGCGGCGCACCCGCAAGACGGCGGCCGCCAAGACCGCTGAGGTCGTCGAGGTCGCCGTGGCGGAGCCGGCCGCGGAGGCCGCCGTCGCGAAGCCGCGGCGCACCCGCAAGACGGCTGCCGCCGCCCCGGCCCCCGCCGAGACAGCCGTCGAGACGGCCGAAGGCGCGGAGCCGGGGCCCCGCCGCCGTACCACCCGCAAGGCCACGGCCGACATCCCGGCCCAGGCCACGCAGGAGGCGGAAGCCGTCAAGCCGCGCCGCACCCGCAAGACGGCGGCCGCCAAGGCCGTCGCGGAGCCGACGGACGGCTGA
- a CDS encoding ferritin-like fold-containing protein, protein MRCMTTSDKPENTVTGIAAQDWATASADPQYRAAVVDLLGALAYGELAAFERLAEDAKLAPTLADKAELAKMASAEFHHFERLRDRLTEIGEEPTQAMEPFVAALDGFHRQTAPSDWLEGLVKAYVGDSIASDFYREVAVRLDTDSRALVLAVLDDTGHAGFAVDRVRSAIDAEPRVGGRLALWARRLMGEALSQSQRVVADRDALSTMLVGGVADGFDLAEVGRMFSRITEAHTKRMAALGLAA, encoded by the coding sequence GTGCGCTGCATGACGACCTCTGACAAGCCCGAGAACACCGTTACCGGAATCGCGGCCCAGGACTGGGCGACGGCCTCCGCCGACCCGCAGTACCGTGCCGCGGTCGTGGACCTGCTGGGCGCGTTGGCGTACGGCGAGCTGGCGGCGTTCGAGCGGCTCGCGGAGGACGCCAAGCTGGCGCCCACCCTGGCGGACAAGGCGGAGCTGGCGAAGATGGCGTCGGCGGAGTTCCACCACTTCGAGCGGCTGCGGGACCGGCTCACGGAGATCGGCGAGGAGCCGACGCAGGCGATGGAGCCCTTCGTGGCCGCGCTCGACGGCTTCCACCGGCAGACGGCCCCCTCGGACTGGCTGGAGGGTCTGGTCAAGGCGTATGTCGGCGACTCGATCGCGAGTGACTTCTACCGCGAGGTCGCGGTGCGGCTGGACACCGACAGCCGGGCCCTGGTGCTGGCGGTGCTCGACGACACCGGCCACGCGGGGTTCGCCGTGGACCGGGTGCGTTCGGCGATCGACGCGGAGCCGCGGGTGGGCGGCCGGCTCGCGCTGTGGGCGCGGCGGCTGATGGGCGAGGCCCTGTCGCAGTCCCAGCGGGTGGTCGCGGACCGCGACGCGCTGTCGACGATGCTGGTGGGCGGGGTCGCGGACGGCTTCGACCTCGCCGAGGTGGGCCGGATGTTCTCCCGCATCACGGAGGCGCACACCAAGCGCATGGCCGCACTGGGCCTCGCGGCCTAG
- a CDS encoding DUF3107 domain-containing protein: MEVKIGVLHAPREIVLESGQTPEEVERVVAEALAGKSQLLSLVDQHGRKVLVPADRLAYVELGEPAPRKVGFGAL; this comes from the coding sequence GTGGAGGTCAAGATCGGCGTGCTGCACGCGCCTCGCGAGATCGTTCTGGAGAGCGGTCAGACTCCCGAGGAGGTCGAGCGCGTGGTGGCCGAGGCCCTGGCCGGGAAGTCGCAGCTGCTCAGCCTCGTGGACCAGCACGGCCGCAAGGTCCTGGTCCCGGCCGACCGTCTGGCCTACGTCGAGCTGGGCGAGCCCGCCCCGCGCAAGGTGGGCTTCGGCGCGCTGTAA
- a CDS encoding TetR/AcrR family transcriptional regulator: protein MTAIEQTEAARPRGTRLPRRARRNQLLGAAQEVFVAQGYHAAAMDDIAERAGVSKPVLYQHFPGKLDLYLALLDQHCESLIQAVRGALASTTDNKQRVRATMDAYFAYVEDDGGAFRLVFESDLTNEPSVRERVDKVTGECAEAICEVIAEDTGLSRAESMLLASGLGGLAQVVARSWLHSDRSVPRDQAVQLLASLAWRGIAGFPLHGTDQH, encoded by the coding sequence GTGACAGCCATCGAGCAGACAGAGGCGGCGCGCCCGCGAGGCACGCGCCTGCCGCGCCGTGCCCGGCGGAACCAGCTGCTGGGCGCCGCCCAGGAAGTCTTCGTCGCACAGGGCTACCACGCGGCCGCGATGGACGACATCGCCGAGCGGGCCGGCGTCAGCAAGCCGGTGCTCTACCAGCACTTCCCGGGCAAGCTCGATCTCTATCTCGCCCTGCTGGACCAGCACTGCGAGTCGCTGATCCAGGCGGTGCGCGGCGCCCTCGCATCGACGACCGACAACAAGCAGCGCGTCCGGGCCACCATGGACGCCTACTTCGCGTACGTCGAGGACGACGGCGGCGCCTTCCGCCTGGTCTTCGAGTCGGACCTGACGAACGAGCCCTCGGTGCGCGAACGCGTCGACAAGGTCACGGGCGAGTGCGCCGAGGCGATCTGCGAGGTCATCGCCGAGGACACCGGTCTCTCGCGCGCGGAGTCGATGCTGCTCGCCTCCGGCCTCGGCGGCCTGGCGCAGGTCGTGGCCCGGTCCTGGCTGCACAGCGACCGCAGCGTGCCGCGCGACCAGGCGGTACAGCTGCTGGCCTCGCTGGCCTGGCGGGGCATCGCGGGATTCCCGCTGCACGGCACTGATCAGCACTGA
- a CDS encoding alpha/beta fold hydrolase, which produces MSSTELPAVPPTSVLPKAAAVRVAEGERLRSVGLPGVTLTVRSRPPARAGLQPALYVHGLGGSSQNWSALMAALDGVVASEAVDLPGFGDSPPPDDGDYSVTAHARAVIRYLDAAELGPVHLLGNSLGGAVSTRVAAVRPDLVRTLTLVSPALPELRVQRTAVPTGLVGLPGVAALFSRLTREWTAEQRVRGVMALCYGDPARVSPDAFRDAVQELERRLRLPYFWDALTRSTRGLLSAYTLGGQHGLWRQAERVLAPALLVYGGRDQLVGYRMAQRSARAFRGSRLLTLPDAGHVAMMEYPETVARAFRELLADTAATTATPRG; this is translated from the coding sequence ATGTCTTCGACCGAGCTCCCCGCCGTGCCGCCCACCAGCGTGCTGCCGAAGGCGGCCGCAGTACGGGTCGCGGAGGGCGAGCGGCTGCGGTCCGTGGGGCTGCCCGGCGTCACGTTGACGGTCCGGTCCCGGCCCCCCGCGCGCGCGGGACTGCAGCCGGCGCTGTACGTACACGGCCTCGGCGGCTCCTCGCAGAACTGGTCCGCGTTGATGGCCGCGCTCGACGGGGTGGTGGCCAGCGAGGCCGTCGATCTCCCCGGCTTCGGCGACTCCCCGCCACCGGACGACGGCGACTACTCCGTCACGGCACACGCGCGTGCCGTCATCCGCTATCTCGACGCCGCCGAGCTCGGGCCCGTCCACCTCCTCGGCAACTCCCTCGGCGGCGCGGTGTCGACACGGGTCGCCGCGGTCCGCCCGGACCTCGTGCGCACCCTGACCCTGGTCTCGCCCGCCCTCCCGGAGCTCCGGGTGCAGCGCACCGCGGTCCCCACGGGCCTGGTCGGCCTGCCCGGCGTGGCCGCGCTCTTCAGCCGGCTCACCCGGGAGTGGACGGCCGAGCAGCGCGTCCGCGGCGTCATGGCCCTCTGTTACGGCGATCCCGCGCGGGTCAGCCCGGACGCCTTCCGGGACGCGGTGCAGGAGCTGGAGCGGCGGCTGAGACTGCCGTACTTCTGGGACGCGTTGACGCGTTCGACGCGCGGGTTGCTGAGCGCGTACACGCTGGGCGGGCAGCACGGGCTGTGGCGTCAGGCCGAGCGGGTCCTCGCCCCTGCGCTGCTCGTCTACGGCGGACGCGACCAGCTCGTCGGCTATCGCATGGCGCAGCGCTCCGCCCGTGCCTTCCGTGGCTCCCGTCTGCTGACCCTGCCGGACGCGGGGCACGTGGCGATGATGGAGTACCCCGAGACGGTGGCGAGAGCCTTCCGGGAACTCCTGGCCGACACCGCGGCCACGACCGCGACCCCGAGGGGCTGA
- a CDS encoding DUF3152 domain-containing protein: MPRFADGTSAQGVPRFADGTPAHGFPQARGGHPEQREAGGGWGDLRARQPGTGQPVIPRQRPVPPSSGPGQGPRPSGRGARQGPRQDYLDAFGADTQDDVFTRVRPAYAPPRPGERLPHAPVPDADAVSRESDPADGRGDGAPPAGESVSAAKGGKGRAFTGIAAAAVTTVLAVVVAGQVADGRDDVAVQSQSATERAERDSVDDATRGDDRPSPSVSPGVVTLTYAQKMSAKYPLAPKLAGSGKFDAIAGVAKAPGKGRKYTYRVDVEQGLGLDGELFAQAVQKTLNDDRSWAHGGARTFERIHSGKPDFVISLASPGTTAVWCAKSGLDTTEDNVSCDSAATERVMINAYRWAQGSPTFGDQLYAYRQMLINHEVGHRLGFGHVTCDKDGELAPVMQQQTKFLDHDGIRCLPNAWAYPGS; encoded by the coding sequence GTGCCCCGCTTCGCCGACGGGACGTCCGCGCAAGGCGTGCCCCGCTTCGCCGACGGCACTCCCGCACACGGGTTCCCGCAGGCCCGCGGCGGTCACCCCGAGCAGCGTGAGGCCGGAGGCGGCTGGGGGGACTTGAGAGCGCGTCAGCCGGGTACCGGGCAGCCTGTGATACCGCGTCAGCGACCCGTGCCCCCTTCGAGCGGCCCGGGCCAGGGCCCCCGTCCTTCCGGCCGCGGGGCACGCCAGGGGCCACGCCAGGACTACCTCGACGCCTTCGGCGCCGACACGCAAGACGACGTCTTCACGCGCGTGAGACCTGCTTACGCGCCGCCGCGCCCCGGGGAACGCCTCCCGCACGCCCCCGTGCCCGACGCGGACGCCGTCTCCCGCGAGAGCGACCCCGCCGACGGACGGGGCGACGGCGCGCCGCCCGCCGGCGAGTCCGTGTCCGCCGCCAAGGGCGGCAAGGGGCGGGCGTTCACCGGCATCGCGGCCGCCGCCGTCACCACCGTGCTGGCCGTCGTGGTGGCCGGACAGGTCGCCGACGGGCGGGACGACGTGGCCGTCCAGTCGCAGTCCGCGACCGAGCGGGCCGAACGGGACTCCGTCGACGACGCCACGCGCGGGGACGACCGGCCGAGCCCCTCGGTGTCGCCCGGCGTCGTCACGCTGACGTACGCGCAGAAGATGTCCGCCAAGTACCCCCTGGCCCCCAAGCTCGCGGGGTCGGGGAAGTTCGACGCGATCGCGGGCGTCGCCAAGGCGCCCGGCAAGGGGCGGAAGTACACCTACCGCGTCGACGTCGAGCAGGGGCTCGGGCTCGACGGCGAACTCTTCGCCCAAGCCGTGCAGAAGACGCTCAACGACGACCGCAGCTGGGCCCACGGCGGCGCCCGCACCTTCGAGCGGATCCACTCCGGCAAGCCCGACTTCGTCATCTCGCTCGCCAGCCCCGGCACCACCGCCGTCTGGTGCGCCAAGTCGGGTCTGGACACCACGGAGGACAACGTCTCCTGCGACTCGGCCGCCACCGAGCGCGTGATGATCAACGCCTACCGGTGGGCGCAGGGCTCGCCGACCTTCGGCGACCAGCTGTACGCCTACCGGCAGATGCTGATCAACCACGAGGTCGGCCACCGGCTCGGCTTCGGCCATGTCACCTGCGACAAGGACGGCGAGCTCGCGCCCGTCATGCAGCAGCAGACGAAGTTCCTCGACCACGACGGGATCCGCTGCCTGCCCAACGCCTGGGCCTACCCCGGGAGTTGA
- a CDS encoding DUF3492 domain-containing protein, which translates to MRIGLLTEGGYPYVNGDAGLWCDRLVRGLEQHQFEVYALSRTEGQEDAGWVALPPQVSRVRTAPLWTAQDDGVDHGRRARRRFAESYGALAAALCEGDPSDAAGLSQAGPTAQADRFATALYGLAELARDEGGLVGALRSEDAVRALERACRAPGALRTAREARVPDLLAVAAHLESALRPLSLDWYDDQGDEAGRGLGAVDLCHAASGGAAALPGLLARHFFDVPLLVTEYGVRLRTHYLSSQYLNSGNGPSPAGPGNAPSAVTAPAATSPAMTAPAVRALVAAFHGRLAAEVYRQAACVTSGNAHARRWQERCGADRAKLRTVYPGMETARFADVGDSPDTADPHTLVWIGRVEPAKDLVSLLHAFAEIRKEEPRTRLRIIGAASGEEGRAYLGHCRTLAAQLFPDEADGPHAVGDNPVSFEEIGGPESATLADAYASGAVVVLSSVVEGFPVGLVEAMLCGRATVSTDVGAVVEVIGGTGLVVPPRNPRALAAACVALLHDPERRARLGAAARARALELFTVEQNVEAFQGIYLELASQAPMRRFLFDDDGEPRPFAVPPEACLPGPWTGPDAPVTARTGPAWAAGPPARDASAVAATEAAR; encoded by the coding sequence GTGCGCATCGGACTGCTTACGGAGGGTGGCTATCCGTATGTGAACGGTGATGCCGGACTGTGGTGCGACCGGCTCGTGCGCGGGCTCGAGCAGCACCAGTTCGAGGTGTACGCGCTCAGCCGGACCGAAGGCCAGGAGGACGCGGGCTGGGTGGCGTTGCCGCCGCAGGTCAGCCGGGTACGCACCGCGCCGCTGTGGACGGCGCAGGACGACGGGGTCGATCACGGACGGCGTGCACGCCGGCGCTTCGCCGAGTCCTACGGCGCGTTGGCGGCCGCCCTGTGCGAGGGGGACCCGTCGGACGCGGCCGGCCTCTCGCAGGCCGGTCCGACCGCTCAGGCGGACCGTTTCGCCACCGCGCTGTACGGTCTCGCCGAACTCGCCCGCGACGAGGGCGGACTGGTGGGAGCACTTCGCTCGGAGGACGCCGTGCGCGCCCTGGAGCGGGCCTGCCGCGCGCCCGGCGCGCTGCGCACGGCGCGCGAGGCGCGCGTACCCGATCTGCTCGCCGTCGCCGCACACCTCGAAAGCGCCCTGCGCCCCCTTTCGCTCGACTGGTACGACGACCAGGGCGACGAGGCGGGCCGGGGGCTCGGCGCGGTCGACCTCTGCCACGCCGCGTCGGGCGGCGCCGCCGCCCTGCCCGGACTCCTCGCACGCCACTTCTTCGACGTGCCCCTCCTGGTCACCGAGTACGGGGTGAGACTGCGCACGCACTATCTGAGCTCGCAGTACCTGAACTCTGGTAACGGCCCATCCCCGGCGGGCCCCGGGAACGCGCCGTCCGCCGTGACCGCCCCCGCCGCGACCAGTCCCGCCATGACCGCTCCCGCCGTACGCGCACTGGTCGCCGCCTTCCACGGCCGGCTCGCGGCCGAGGTCTACCGGCAGGCGGCGTGCGTCACGTCCGGCAACGCGCACGCCCGCCGCTGGCAGGAGCGGTGCGGCGCCGACCGCGCCAAACTGCGCACCGTCTACCCGGGCATGGAGACGGCCCGCTTCGCCGACGTGGGTGACTCCCCGGACACCGCCGACCCGCACACGCTGGTCTGGATCGGCCGGGTGGAACCCGCGAAGGACCTGGTGTCCCTGCTGCACGCCTTCGCGGAGATCCGCAAGGAGGAGCCCCGCACCCGGCTGCGGATCATCGGCGCGGCGTCCGGCGAGGAGGGCCGGGCCTACCTCGGCCATTGCCGGACGCTGGCCGCCCAGCTCTTCCCCGACGAGGCGGACGGACCGCACGCCGTCGGCGACAACCCGGTCTCCTTCGAGGAGATCGGCGGCCCGGAGTCGGCCACCCTCGCCGACGCGTACGCGTCCGGGGCGGTCGTCGTGCTGTCGAGCGTCGTCGAGGGCTTCCCGGTCGGTCTGGTCGAGGCGATGCTCTGCGGCCGGGCGACCGTGTCGACCGACGTCGGCGCGGTGGTCGAGGTCATCGGAGGCACCGGACTGGTCGTCCCGCCGCGCAATCCGCGGGCGCTCGCGGCCGCCTGCGTCGCGCTGCTGCACGACCCCGAACGCCGTGCGCGCCTGGGCGCGGCCGCCCGTGCCCGCGCCCTCGAACTGTTCACCGTCGAGCAGAACGTCGAGGCGTTCCAGGGCATCTACCTCGAACTCGCCTCCCAGGCCCCGATGCGCCGGTTCCTCTTCGACGACGACGGCGAACCCCGGC